A region from the Colwellia sp. PAMC 21821 genome encodes:
- a CDS encoding alpha/beta fold hydrolase: protein MKIRFMLIALLLNLVACSAQLTQKGFIAQDELVSFYSNEQWHEWQLKYAAFELKPLVVKRAESSGETTELHGVFLNHPTSTEVIYFLQGNGMTVASSMTSVMASLGKLNKDIVIFDRRGTGASNGIATINNLIADANYQFDYIKQQLSPDKIIIHGFSLGSFIAGQVAKEKTPNALILQGSATNVDEWIDARMPWYSKIFIDIEVEAEFYQVDNVAVLSEDYKNPLLIIAGENDQQAPVELSRRLFNISQSQSKQLIVVKNASHGTMLDDSQEIELYKKFLASL from the coding sequence ATGAAGATTAGATTTATGTTAATAGCGTTGTTACTCAACTTAGTTGCCTGCAGCGCACAATTGACTCAAAAAGGATTTATTGCTCAAGATGAACTAGTGAGCTTTTACAGCAACGAACAATGGCACGAATGGCAATTAAAATATGCCGCATTCGAATTAAAACCGCTGGTAGTAAAAAGAGCAGAAAGTAGCGGTGAAACCACAGAGCTTCATGGTGTGTTTCTCAACCATCCAACTTCAACAGAGGTGATCTACTTTTTGCAGGGAAATGGCATGACTGTAGCAAGTTCTATGACATCTGTTATGGCGTCTTTAGGGAAGCTAAATAAAGATATCGTTATTTTTGACCGTCGAGGAACTGGAGCAAGTAATGGTATAGCTACGATAAATAACTTAATAGCGGACGCAAACTATCAATTTGACTATATTAAACAGCAACTATCGCCAGATAAAATTATTATTCATGGCTTTTCGCTCGGCAGTTTTATTGCTGGGCAGGTTGCAAAAGAGAAGACACCCAATGCGTTAATATTGCAAGGCTCAGCCACTAATGTAGATGAATGGATAGACGCAAGAATGCCATGGTACAGCAAAATATTTATTGATATAGAAGTTGAAGCTGAGTTTTATCAAGTTGATAATGTTGCAGTATTATCAGAGGATTATAAAAATCCGTTACTGATTATTGCTGGCGAAAATGATCAACAAGCTCCAGTAGAGCTGTCTCGTCGTTTATTTAACATTAGCCAATCGCAAAGCAAGCAATTAATTGTCGTAAAAAATGCGAGCCACGGCACTATGTTGGATGACTCGCAAGAAATAGAGTTATATAAAAAGTTTTTAGCCAGCCTTTAA
- a CDS encoding peptidase U32 family protein has protein sequence MDHKIELLAPGGDVDAIKAAIIAGADAVYCGLDTLNARNRASNISFEQLIGIIRLAHQYQCQIFLTLNVIILEREFPSIAKLLSKLVNTTLDGVIVQDIGMFNIIKKHFPTLDIHASTQLTTHNIGQIPFLKKLGASRVNLSRELNLREITTITEVCNEYNVLTEVFVHGSLCVAFSGLCYSTSASVGNSGNRGRCSQACREEYETTPTGHNFPLNIKDNSAFFDLPALIEAGVHSFKIEGRIKGANYVHTVVDSFRKQIDGFLNTGELTEDGERLYKVFNRDFSNAFLRGDLNQSMFIDNPRDNSKVHAVSKFKADESQAISVVQIQDVEQSLQTDKNDIEAEVVEKIKHLSIEKVPLTLSFSAQLDQPLIITVTTTGFSIEQNTFTVQSTSLLRASENASIDKATIEKRFKSFNNAEFLLTELNCDNLAAGLSIPFKELTVLKNQIASTLNNAVDIIPEVTLPKLVNHPKSDTKNASKAELSILICDEADVALTDVTDADIYFKLPDAYKRGCTKYVGFLQDNPRLIPWFPAVLIGKDYDAAVTILEKVKPELIVTNNTGIAYKANALGIKWIAGPFLNTTNSYALLAMKEDFDCSGAFISNEINAMQMKHIARPENFKLFYSIYHPILLMTSRQCFFQQSVGCEKPRIDNGCMLSCDKSTSITNLKGVSFAIDKQKAGYPSIYNQDQFLNMEIIEDLSNLFDSFMIDLTNIGAGDKESPDKALLIQQFEALLSNKSQDEASPVKQQLNNLVPESTNIQYHNGL, from the coding sequence TTATTGCAGGCGCTGACGCGGTATATTGTGGCTTAGATACACTCAATGCCCGAAACCGTGCTTCTAACATTTCTTTTGAGCAACTTATCGGTATTATTCGCCTTGCGCACCAATACCAATGCCAAATATTTTTGACCTTAAACGTTATCATTTTAGAACGTGAATTTCCCTCAATAGCTAAATTATTAAGTAAGCTAGTCAATACCACGTTAGATGGTGTTATAGTGCAAGACATTGGCATGTTTAACATTATTAAAAAGCATTTTCCGACCTTAGATATTCATGCATCTACACAGCTAACTACCCATAATATCGGCCAAATACCTTTTTTGAAAAAATTAGGTGCTTCACGGGTTAATTTATCTCGAGAATTAAATTTACGTGAAATTACCACCATCACTGAAGTTTGTAATGAATACAATGTGCTAACCGAAGTATTCGTGCATGGCTCACTTTGCGTGGCCTTTTCAGGCCTATGTTATTCAACTTCAGCCAGTGTGGGTAATTCAGGTAACCGTGGTCGTTGCAGCCAAGCGTGTCGTGAAGAATATGAAACCACACCGACGGGTCATAACTTTCCGCTAAATATTAAAGACAACTCCGCCTTTTTCGACTTACCTGCCTTAATCGAAGCTGGGGTACATTCATTTAAAATTGAAGGCCGAATTAAAGGCGCTAACTACGTACACACAGTGGTTGATAGTTTCCGTAAACAAATTGATGGTTTCCTCAATACCGGCGAGTTAACTGAAGATGGCGAACGTCTTTACAAAGTCTTTAATCGCGACTTTTCCAATGCCTTTTTACGTGGTGATTTAAATCAATCAATGTTTATTGATAACCCACGCGATAACTCAAAGGTGCATGCGGTGAGTAAATTTAAAGCCGATGAAAGCCAAGCTATTTCAGTAGTACAAATTCAAGATGTAGAGCAAAGTCTGCAAACAGATAAAAACGACATTGAAGCGGAAGTGGTTGAGAAAATAAAGCATTTAAGTATTGAAAAAGTGCCGCTAACCTTAAGCTTTTCAGCTCAACTTGATCAACCGTTAATCATTACCGTTACAACAACGGGCTTTTCTATTGAGCAAAACACCTTTACTGTGCAATCGACTAGCTTATTGCGCGCTAGTGAAAACGCGAGCATTGATAAAGCAACGATAGAAAAACGTTTTAAAAGTTTTAACAACGCCGAGTTTTTACTGACCGAGTTAAACTGCGACAACTTAGCTGCAGGCTTAAGCATCCCATTTAAAGAGCTAACTGTACTTAAAAACCAAATCGCCAGCACGTTAAATAATGCTGTTGATATTATTCCTGAAGTAACGTTACCTAAGTTGGTTAATCACCCGAAAAGTGACACTAAAAACGCCAGTAAAGCTGAATTATCAATTTTGATTTGTGACGAAGCCGATGTTGCGCTAACAGACGTTACTGATGCCGATATTTACTTTAAATTACCTGATGCTTACAAACGTGGCTGTACCAAATATGTTGGTTTTTTACAGGACAATCCACGTTTAATTCCATGGTTTCCTGCCGTACTAATTGGTAAAGACTACGATGCAGCTGTAACGATTTTAGAGAAAGTAAAACCTGAACTTATCGTCACAAATAACACCGGTATTGCGTATAAAGCCAATGCATTAGGCATAAAGTGGATTGCGGGCCCGTTTTTAAACACCACCAATTCATACGCATTATTAGCCATGAAAGAAGACTTTGATTGTAGCGGCGCGTTTATTTCAAACGAAATTAATGCCATGCAAATGAAGCATATTGCGCGCCCTGAAAACTTTAAATTGTTTTACAGCATTTACCACCCTATTTTGTTGATGACTAGCCGCCAGTGTTTCTTCCAACAAAGTGTTGGCTGTGAAAAACCACGTATCGACAATGGCTGTATGCTCTCATGTGATAAGTCGACAAGCATCACTAACCTTAAAGGCGTGTCGTTTGCGATTGATAAGCAAAAAGCGGGTTATCCAAGTATTTATAACCAAGATCAGTTTTTAAATATGGAAATTATTGAAGACTTATCTAACTTATTCGACAGTTTTATGATTGATTTAACTAACATCGGCGCCGGCGATAAAGAGTCTCCAGATAAAGCGTTGTTAATCCAGCAATTTGAAGCCCTGTTGTCGAATAAATCACAAGATGAAGCGTCACCCGTAAAACAACAACTTAATAATTTAGTGCCTGAATCAACCAATATTCAATATCATAATGGTTTGTAG